A single region of the Thermoanaerobacterium aotearoense genome encodes:
- the rplU gene encoding 50S ribosomal protein L21, whose protein sequence is MYAIIETGGKQYRVQEGDVINIEKLDCEAGSVYSFDKVLAVAKDDGTVDFGKPYVKDAKVEAKVLEHGKGEKIIVFKYKPKKNERKKRGHRQPYTKVQIEKIM, encoded by the coding sequence ATGTACGCGATAATAGAGACTGGTGGCAAACAGTACAGGGTTCAAGAAGGCGATGTAATAAATATTGAAAAGCTTGATTGTGAAGCTGGCAGCGTATATTCTTTTGATAAGGTATTGGCTGTTGCAAAAGACGATGGTACTGTTGATTTTGGGAAACCATACGTTAAAGATGCTAAAGTAGAAGCGAAAGTTCTTGAGCATGGCAAAGGCGAGAAGATAATCGTCTTTAAGTACAAGCCAAAGAAGAATGAGAGAAAGAAACGCGGTCATCGTCAGCCATATACAAAAGTTCAGATTGAGAAGATCATGTAA
- a CDS encoding ribosomal-processing cysteine protease Prp, whose translation MIKVSIYRNDDKVKKFEIKGHAGYDVYDRDIVCAGVTAVAQTAVLGLESINTVSLKKEIRDGYMYVEIEDYGVGDDVIKSCAIVDAMVLGLKDIERDYSAYVKVFDRRCDG comes from the coding sequence ATGATTAAAGTCAGCATATATAGAAATGATGATAAGGTAAAGAAGTTTGAAATAAAAGGACATGCAGGTTATGATGTCTATGACAGAGATATAGTATGTGCCGGTGTTACGGCTGTGGCACAGACGGCTGTACTTGGGTTAGAATCGATTAATACTGTGTCTTTAAAGAAGGAAATAAGAGATGGCTATATGTATGTTGAAATAGAGGACTACGGTGTTGGTGATGATGTCATAAAGTCTTGTGCTATTGTAGATGCGATGGTGCTTGGGCTTAAAGACATCGAAAGGGACTATTCAGCGTACGTAAAAGTCTTTGATAGGAGGTGTGATGGATGA
- the rpmA gene encoding 50S ribosomal protein L27, translating into MKLQLFAHKKGMGSTRNGRDSESKRLGVKRADGQFVLAGNILVRQRGTKIHPGVNVGRGKDDTLFALIDGYVSFERKGKDKKQVSVYEKRKEVLA; encoded by the coding sequence ATGAAGCTGCAATTATTTGCTCATAAAAAAGGAATGGGAAGCACTCGTAATGGACGCGACAGCGAGTCAAAAAGACTTGGAGTCAAAAGAGCTGATGGACAATTCGTCTTAGCGGGAAACATTCTCGTAAGACAAAGAGGCACAAAGATTCATCCAGGTGTTAATGTAGGCAGAGGCAAAGATGACACTTTGTTTGCATTGATTGACGGTTATGTATCATTTGAAAGAAAAGGAAAAGACAAAAAACAGGTAAGCGTATATGAAAAGAGGAAAGAAGTCCTGGCATAA
- a CDS encoding Spo0B domain-containing protein has protein sequence MSKCNDEFLIKYINLKRHEYINDLQVLLGYAQLGKSDKIYEYIQRVIDEYNNERNVFNSDMDSIMKFIKNKIEEN, from the coding sequence ATGTCTAAATGCAATGATGAATTTTTGATAAAATACATAAATTTAAAAAGGCATGAGTACATAAATGACCTTCAAGTTTTGCTTGGATATGCACAGCTTGGCAAGTCTGACAAGATTTATGAATATATTCAAAGAGTTATTGATGAATACAACAATGAGCGCAATGTATTTAATAGCGATATGGATAGTATCATGAAATTTATCAAAAATAAAATAGAAGAAAATTAA
- the obgE gene encoding GTPase ObgE: MFIDSAKIYIKSGNGGNGVISFRREKYVAYGGPDGGDGGKGGDVIFITDPNISTLMDFKYKRKYVAESGENGSGNNKYGKDGDDLYIKVPVGTQIIRDDTNELIADLAKPGQKAIVLRGGRGGRGNAKFASSTLKTPRFAESGEEGKELYVRLELKLLADVGLVGFPNAGKSTLLASCTNARPKIANYPFTTLYPNLGVVYHKGKSFVMADIPGLIEGAHKGEGLGYDFLKHIERTKLILHIVDVSNPLSDPIDDFKKINDEMYLYSNRLKEIPQIAVLNKIDAVDPSSINLDDIIAKMKNLGYDVFKISAMTGDGIDGLLDKTIEMLDRFKVDVEENAEDVIIYNMPKEEETVEIEVKNGVYYLGGTKIDRLLKRVNLQDENSLRYFEMILKKSGVIDMLKEKGFKDGDAINVRDFEFEYYE, encoded by the coding sequence GTGTTTATAGACAGTGCGAAAATTTATATAAAGTCTGGAAACGGAGGAAATGGTGTCATATCATTTAGGCGAGAAAAATACGTGGCGTACGGTGGCCCTGACGGCGGTGACGGAGGGAAAGGCGGTGATGTCATATTCATTACTGATCCAAATATTTCTACATTGATGGATTTTAAGTACAAAAGAAAATATGTTGCTGAAAGCGGAGAAAATGGTAGTGGAAACAATAAATACGGCAAAGATGGTGATGACCTATATATTAAAGTCCCTGTTGGAACTCAAATAATAAGGGATGACACCAATGAGTTGATAGCAGATCTTGCAAAACCTGGACAAAAAGCCATAGTGCTGCGAGGTGGCAGAGGCGGAAGGGGAAATGCAAAATTTGCTTCATCGACTTTAAAAACGCCCAGATTTGCGGAAAGCGGTGAGGAAGGCAAAGAGCTTTATGTGAGATTAGAACTAAAGCTATTAGCAGATGTAGGTCTTGTTGGGTTTCCCAATGCTGGAAAGTCAACATTGCTTGCTTCATGCACAAATGCAAGGCCTAAAATAGCAAATTACCCATTTACGACTTTGTATCCCAATTTAGGTGTTGTGTACCATAAAGGAAAGTCCTTTGTCATGGCTGATATACCAGGACTTATTGAAGGTGCTCATAAAGGTGAAGGCCTTGGATATGACTTTTTAAAGCATATTGAAAGGACAAAATTGATATTGCACATTGTGGATGTATCAAATCCATTGTCGGATCCTATAGACGATTTTAAGAAAATAAATGATGAAATGTATCTGTACAGCAATAGATTAAAAGAAATTCCGCAAATTGCTGTTTTAAATAAAATAGATGCAGTTGATCCGTCATCAATTAATTTAGATGATATAATAGCAAAGATGAAAAATCTTGGATATGATGTCTTTAAAATATCTGCTATGACAGGCGATGGCATTGACGGGCTTCTTGATAAGACGATAGAGATGCTTGATAGGTTTAAAGTAGATGTGGAGGAAAATGCAGAAGACGTCATTATATACAATATGCCAAAAGAAGAAGAAACTGTTGAAATCGAGGTAAAAAATGGCGTTTACTATTTAGGTGGGACAAAAATAGATAGACTGTTAAAAAGAGTAAATCTCCAAGATGAGAATTCGCTTAGATATTTTGAAATGATATTGAAAAAGTCAGGTGTTATAGATATGCTTAAAGAGAAGGGATTCAAAGACGGAGATGCGATAAATGTGAGAGATTTTGAATTCGAGTATTATGAATAA
- the nadD gene encoding nicotinate-nucleotide adenylyltransferase, protein MTNNSQRIGIMGGTFDPIHFGHLVTAEAVRDQFDLDKVIFVPSGNPPHKVKRNITDKRIRYLMTILATVTNPYFEVSAIEIEREGYTYTIDTLKEFKKIYGEETQIFFITGADAILEILTWKNAEDLLKMCNFVAATRPGYAGDSISEKIQYIKRIYDKEIFQVTVPSLAISSTDIRNRVSEGRPIKYLLPESVERYIEKAGLYKRG, encoded by the coding sequence ATGACTAATAACTCACAAAGGATTGGCATTATGGGTGGTACTTTTGATCCAATACATTTTGGCCACCTTGTCACAGCGGAGGCTGTAAGAGATCAATTTGATTTGGACAAAGTTATATTTGTCCCATCAGGCAATCCGCCGCATAAAGTCAAAAGAAACATTACTGATAAGAGAATAAGGTATTTGATGACTATCCTTGCTACCGTTACAAATCCGTATTTTGAAGTATCTGCCATTGAGATAGAGAGGGAAGGATACACATACACTATTGATACGCTGAAGGAGTTTAAAAAAATATACGGAGAGGAAACACAGATATTTTTCATAACGGGCGCTGATGCTATATTAGAGATTTTGACATGGAAAAATGCTGAAGATCTTTTAAAGATGTGCAATTTTGTTGCTGCCACAAGGCCAGGTTATGCAGGTGATAGCATAAGCGAAAAGATCCAGTATATCAAGAGAATATACGATAAAGAAATATTTCAGGTGACTGTGCCGTCATTAGCCATATCGTCCACAGACATACGCAATAGGGTATCTGAAGGCAGACCGATCAAGTATTTGTTGCCAGAGTCTGTAGAAAGATACATTGAAAAAGCTGGACTTTATAAGAGAGGTTGA
- the yqeK gene encoding bis(5'-nucleosyl)-tetraphosphatase (symmetrical) YqeK, which produces MDFEFLADKLKKLLSDERFNHSLGVMETSEKLAVRYGADVEKAKIAGLLHDCAKNLREDELVALANKYRIQIDDVLEKSPSLLHGPVGGYMIEDYFGVHDDEIKRAIMLHTTGDKDMTLLDKIIFLADYIEPNRNFEGVENLRDAAYKNIDEAVIMALDETIKYVLEKGQLLYQKTVIARNDMIIKTKYI; this is translated from the coding sequence GTGGATTTTGAATTTTTAGCCGATAAATTGAAAAAATTATTAAGTGATGAGAGATTTAATCATTCATTGGGTGTTATGGAGACGTCTGAAAAATTGGCTGTAAGATACGGCGCAGATGTAGAAAAGGCAAAAATTGCAGGATTGCTTCATGATTGCGCAAAAAACCTTAGAGAAGATGAACTTGTTGCCTTAGCAAATAAGTACAGAATTCAGATAGATGATGTCTTGGAAAAATCGCCATCTTTGCTTCACGGACCTGTTGGAGGATACATGATAGAAGACTACTTTGGCGTACATGACGATGAAATAAAACGTGCCATAATGCTTCACACTACTGGAGATAAAGATATGACGCTTTTGGATAAGATAATATTTTTAGCTGATTATATAGAGCCAAATAGAAATTTTGAAGGAGTAGAAAATTTGAGAGATGCGGCATATAAAAACATTGATGAAGCGGTGATTATGGCATTAGACGAAACAATAAAATATGTGCTCGAGAAAGGACAGCTTTTATACCAGAAAACAGTAATCGCCCGCAACGATATGATAATAAAGACAAAATATATTTGA
- the rsfS gene encoding ribosome silencing factor codes for MFGGTTLDKKSTDLTLKILKILDDKKALDIKGLYVGELTTVADYFVIASGTSTTHVKSLCDEISEKLAEDGVYVNHIEGYNSATWILMDYGSIVVHIFTKDERNFYSLERLWGDAKEIALDNALSD; via the coding sequence ATGTTTGGAGGTACAACATTGGATAAGAAAAGCACTGACTTAACGTTAAAAATTTTAAAAATACTTGATGATAAAAAAGCGCTTGATATTAAAGGACTATATGTGGGAGAGCTTACTACAGTTGCTGATTATTTTGTGATTGCCAGCGGTACGTCTACAACACATGTAAAATCTTTATGTGACGAAATTTCAGAAAAGCTTGCTGAAGATGGCGTATATGTAAATCACATAGAAGGTTATAATTCGGCTACGTGGATATTGATGGATTACGGCAGCATTGTAGTTCATATTTTTACTAAAGACGAAAGAAACTTTTACTCATTGGAAAGGCTTTGGGGCGATGCCAAAGAAATAGCTCTTGACAATGCTTTATCAGATTAG
- a CDS encoding helix-turn-helix transcriptional regulator, producing the protein MPTKVHPLLKNFIPVVDGIAKTFGKNCEVVLYDFSNLQSSAIAVGNGHITGREIGNPIPEAILKSLKANKTDNEVNFKTKGRDGKILKSTIVYIKDDAGKPIGCLCINIDISEYIMVKNTLEDLCEINDGEEAPVEPYGGSVNEVLENIVNTTIENYGKPVNFMSKEEKVNMVKMLDAKGTFLIRGAIDYVAKILCVSRYTIYNYLDEIRVGDDLGKY; encoded by the coding sequence GTGCCTACAAAAGTACATCCATTATTAAAAAATTTTATACCAGTTGTAGATGGCATCGCTAAAACCTTTGGCAAGAATTGTGAAGTCGTTCTTTACGATTTCTCGAATTTGCAAAGTTCTGCAATTGCTGTTGGAAATGGACATATTACAGGCAGAGAAATTGGAAACCCTATACCAGAGGCTATTCTAAAATCGCTGAAGGCAAATAAAACTGACAACGAAGTCAATTTCAAAACTAAAGGAAGAGATGGTAAGATACTAAAATCTACCATTGTGTACATTAAAGATGATGCTGGAAAACCGATAGGGTGTTTGTGCATAAATATCGACATTTCAGAATATATAATGGTTAAGAATACGTTGGAAGATCTCTGTGAGATAAACGATGGGGAAGAAGCTCCGGTCGAGCCTTATGGAGGAAGCGTAAACGAAGTTTTGGAGAACATTGTAAACACCACAATAGAGAATTACGGGAAGCCTGTCAACTTTATGTCTAAAGAGGAAAAAGTCAATATGGTAAAAATGTTAGATGCTAAAGGCACTTTCTTAATAAGAGGTGCGATAGACTATGTTGCAAAAATACTGTGCGTATCCAGATATACCATATACAATTACCTTGATGAGATAAGAGTAGGGGATGACCTTGGCAAATATTAA
- a CDS encoding DUF362 domain-containing protein, translated as MHTVSIENCPSYSQNDVKVALENSFKNLGGLEKYIKKGQRVFLKANLLKKNRPDDAVTTHPSIVEAVANAIKAIGAMPIIGDSPAGPFSQRALKAIYESTGMIDVAARTGAELNYDTEEVLVKIPDGKIIKQATFMKALMECDAIVSMPKLKTHGLTVYTGAVKNQFGAIPGLVKAGYHLSMPDVKDFSDMLIDINTILKPVLTVMDAVVAMEGNGPSAGHPKKVGLIISSDDVFALDTVATSIIGLKNQDVPTVFMAQRRDLGRIEDIKITGINVEDAKIDDFDIPTLRGFSVTEKIPPFLSRYLDRHVKPYPIFHHDTCKSCGICVSNCPPKALKMVENKPVVDLKACIRCFCCQELCPHKAVSIKKPSIAKLFYR; from the coding sequence TTGCATACCGTATCTATTGAAAATTGTCCTTCTTATTCTCAAAATGATGTAAAGGTTGCATTGGAAAATTCTTTTAAAAACTTGGGGGGACTTGAAAAATACATAAAAAAGGGTCAAAGAGTCTTTCTTAAAGCAAACCTTTTAAAGAAAAACAGACCGGATGATGCTGTAACGACACATCCTTCAATTGTTGAAGCAGTTGCAAATGCCATTAAAGCAATTGGAGCTATGCCTATCATAGGCGATAGTCCAGCAGGGCCTTTTTCTCAAAGAGCTTTAAAGGCGATTTATGAATCAACAGGCATGATTGATGTGGCAGCAAGAACTGGTGCTGAATTAAATTACGATACGGAAGAAGTTTTAGTAAAGATTCCCGATGGCAAAATTATAAAACAAGCTACGTTTATGAAAGCACTTATGGAATGTGATGCAATTGTGTCAATGCCGAAACTAAAGACACACGGCTTGACGGTTTATACAGGAGCTGTAAAGAATCAGTTTGGCGCCATACCAGGGCTTGTAAAAGCTGGTTATCATCTTTCAATGCCGGATGTGAAAGATTTTTCAGACATGCTGATCGACATAAATACGATTTTAAAGCCAGTATTGACGGTAATGGATGCTGTAGTAGCCATGGAAGGGAATGGCCCGTCTGCCGGCCATCCAAAGAAGGTTGGATTAATTATTTCATCAGATGACGTATTTGCGCTTGATACAGTTGCAACGTCAATTATCGGCTTGAAAAATCAAGATGTACCGACGGTTTTTATGGCACAAAGACGTGATTTAGGCCGCATTGAAGATATAAAAATCACAGGGATAAATGTAGAAGATGCAAAAATAGATGATTTTGACATACCGACGCTAAGAGGATTTAGTGTAACTGAAAAGATTCCACCATTTTTATCGAGATATTTAGACAGACATGTAAAACCGTATCCGATTTTTCATCATGATACGTGCAAAAGTTGTGGAATATGTGTGTCAAATTGCCCTCCTAAAGCGCTAAAAATGGTTGAAAATAAACCAGTTGTAGATCTTAAAGCATGTATTAGGTGTTTTTGCTGTCAAGAGCTGTGTCCTCATAAAGCAGTAAGCATAAAAAAGCCATCGATTGCAAAGTTGTTTTATAGATAA
- a CDS encoding D-alanyl-D-alanine carboxypeptidase family protein, with product MENPPQIVGPTAVLMDFTTGQVLYDKNMNQRMYPASTTKILTAIIAIEKGKLNDVVTVNDDVKNIDGNSIYLVPGEKLTLEQLLYAMLLESANDAAIAVADHIGGSIQGFANLMNEKAKEIGAKDSHFVNPNGLPNTDHYSTPYDMALIARYAMGNTTFRKIVSTIHYQIPPTNKFDKPRDLWISNRLIKPTSFHYDGADGVKTGYTIAANQVFVGSATRNGHRLISVIMGDEGTNIWTDTIKLLNYGFNNFDLVNPLEKNSIVTYADIGKVKFKLPLIAKDSFYYVVPKGQESSIKSSISVDKNINAPVKKGTTLGMINFTLNGKPIGSVQLIADESVYKNYLGTYYNGTKTTVIKDYSTIRSYAELLIGLVIVMISILLWLKKRARNKFIFIK from the coding sequence ATGGAAAATCCACCACAAATCGTAGGTCCTACGGCAGTGCTGATGGATTTCACTACCGGTCAAGTCCTTTACGACAAAAATATGAATCAAAGGATGTATCCTGCCAGCACGACAAAAATTTTAACGGCCATAATCGCCATTGAAAAGGGAAAGTTAAATGACGTAGTAACTGTAAATGATGATGTCAAAAATATAGATGGTAATTCTATATACCTAGTACCGGGAGAAAAGCTTACATTAGAGCAGTTGCTTTATGCTATGCTTTTAGAGTCTGCCAACGATGCAGCAATTGCAGTAGCTGACCACATTGGAGGCAGCATACAGGGATTTGCAAATCTGATGAATGAGAAAGCAAAAGAAATTGGTGCTAAAGACAGCCATTTTGTCAATCCAAATGGTTTGCCAAATACCGACCACTACTCGACACCGTACGATATGGCTTTGATAGCAAGGTATGCGATGGGAAATACCACATTTAGGAAAATCGTAAGCACCATACATTACCAGATACCGCCTACCAACAAATTTGATAAGCCGAGAGATCTCTGGATTAGCAATAGATTAATAAAGCCTACAAGCTTTCATTACGACGGAGCAGATGGGGTAAAGACCGGTTATACTATCGCTGCTAACCAAGTTTTTGTCGGTTCTGCCACAAGAAATGGTCATAGGCTGATATCTGTAATCATGGGTGATGAAGGTACAAATATATGGACAGATACGATAAAATTGCTAAACTACGGTTTTAATAATTTTGATCTTGTAAATCCTTTAGAGAAAAATTCAATCGTAACATACGCAGACATTGGAAAGGTAAAGTTTAAGTTGCCTCTTATTGCGAAAGACTCATTCTACTATGTAGTGCCAAAAGGACAAGAAAGCAGTATTAAGTCATCTATTTCAGTCGATAAAAATATAAATGCACCTGTAAAAAAAGGCACTACATTGGGCATGATTAATTTCACGCTAAACGGAAAGCCTATTGGAAGTGTACAGCTTATAGCAGATGAGTCGGTTTATAAAAATTATTTAGGAACATACTACAACGGAACTAAAACCACTGTAATTAAAGATTACAGCACAATTAGATCTTACGCTGAACTTTTAATTGGGTTAGTAATAGTTATGATATCAATTTTGCTATGGCTTAAAAAGAGGGCGAGAAATAAATTTATCTTCATAAAATAA
- a CDS encoding helix-hairpin-helix domain-containing protein: protein MFKLTKSQQYGIIVLLIVASLLTGYFIYEKSKPQKDDIVSIKSDENLINNSNTGKTSENEKAKEIKVYVTGFVKSPGVYTMREGDRIDDAIKMAGGALDGADLSNINLAEKVKDEQMIKVPKIGENDVSNDKSSGSNAANGKININTATKEELDTLPGIGEVTAQRIIDFREQHGNFQKIEDIMNVSRIGPKLFEQIKDKITVD from the coding sequence ATGTTTAAATTAACCAAAAGTCAACAATATGGAATCATCGTTTTATTGATAGTAGCTTCATTATTGACTGGGTATTTTATCTATGAAAAAAGCAAACCTCAAAAGGATGATATTGTCAGCATTAAAAGCGATGAGAATTTAATAAACAATTCCAATACAGGTAAAACATCAGAAAATGAAAAAGCCAAAGAAATAAAAGTATATGTCACTGGCTTTGTCAAATCACCTGGAGTTTATACCATGAGAGAAGGCGATAGAATCGATGATGCCATAAAAATGGCAGGGGGAGCTTTGGATGGTGCAGATCTTTCAAACATAAATTTGGCCGAAAAAGTAAAAGATGAGCAGATGATAAAAGTGCCAAAAATTGGAGAAAATGATGTTTCCAACGATAAATCCAGCGGCTCTAATGCCGCAAATGGCAAGATAAATATCAATACGGCTACAAAAGAAGAGCTTGACACACTGCCTGGAATTGGCGAAGTCACTGCACAGCGCATAATAGATTTTAGAGAGCAACACGGCAATTTTCAAAAAATAGAGGACATCATGAATGTTTCAAGGATTGGGCCAAAGCTTTTTGAACAAATAAAAGACAAGATAACAGTTGATTAA
- a CDS encoding coiled-coil domain-containing protein, with amino-acid sequence MRKYVSILLIFLLLFSNIKVTYSDPASDLKNAQIEEQKIIIELFNLDMEKVRASNLLDELNSEVADTTKRIDSMEGEISNISKEIVNERNNIKSWFRFLYMNGTNTILSLLLMSNNASELLHRLIYIDIITNYFYSKLDHINYLLKNKKAEEEALSHQRDELKKKLDEQRNTVLTLNKLENEKSAMLDNIKKQISDYQRILDISASVESGLPSLDFLLNNISKLPWNSLQPDNFDIQVDSVSASFSDESISNMIDNYNDVLKNVKITFDDSGFTLSDGDNYTLYGNFEVNDGKIDFNVTSINVKGVEITGEDLDNLIKNYNTVLDFESPLKQYKLDSVETTAGEVKFTLARIK; translated from the coding sequence ATGAGGAAATACGTGTCAATACTTTTGATATTTCTATTGTTGTTTTCAAATATTAAGGTGACTTATTCTGATCCTGCATCAGATTTAAAAAATGCACAGATTGAGGAACAGAAAATCATAATTGAGCTATTTAATTTGGACATGGAAAAGGTAAGGGCATCAAATTTATTGGATGAGCTTAATTCTGAAGTTGCAGATACAACAAAGCGCATCGACTCAATGGAAGGAGAAATATCAAACATAAGCAAAGAAATTGTTAATGAGAGAAATAATATAAAAAGCTGGTTCAGATTTTTGTACATGAATGGTACGAATACCATATTATCACTTCTGCTTATGTCAAACAATGCATCGGAGCTTTTGCACAGATTGATATACATAGATATAATTACTAATTACTTTTACAGCAAATTAGATCACATAAATTACTTATTGAAAAACAAAAAGGCTGAAGAAGAGGCTTTGAGCCATCAGCGAGATGAGCTTAAAAAGAAATTAGATGAGCAAAGAAATACAGTTTTGACTTTAAATAAATTAGAAAACGAAAAGAGTGCAATGCTTGACAATATCAAAAAGCAAATTAGCGATTATCAAAGAATATTAGACATAAGCGCATCGGTGGAAAGCGGCTTACCATCTCTTGACTTTTTGCTAAATAATATTTCAAAACTGCCTTGGAACAGCCTTCAGCCTGATAACTTCGATATCCAGGTTGATTCGGTATCGGCATCATTTAGCGATGAATCAATAAGCAATATGATAGACAATTATAATGATGTATTGAAAAATGTAAAGATCACATTCGATGATAGCGGATTTACTTTATCTGATGGTGATAATTACACTTTATATGGAAATTTTGAGGTGAATGATGGAAAAATTGATTTCAATGTTACCTCAATCAATGTAAAAGGTGTGGAGATAACAGGGGAGGACTTAGACAATCTTATAAAAAATTACAATACTGTTTTGGATTTTGAAAGTCCATTAAAACAATATAAATTAGACAGTGTTGAGACAACTGCTGGCGAAGTGAAGTTTACATTGGCGAGAATAAAATAA
- the msrA gene encoding peptide-methionine (S)-S-oxide reductase MsrA — translation MKEIVLAGGCFWGVQAYFDTIDGVMETKVGYANGNKENPTYEEVCTNTTGFAEACYVKYDESIISLEDLLRSYWKIVDPTLKNRQGHDIGTQYRTGIYYMDYGDLNVILRSKEEEQKKHEKPIVTEIEPLKNFYDAEEYHQKYLKKNPNGYCHIPRELFEKR, via the coding sequence ATGAAAGAAATAGTTTTAGCAGGTGGTTGTTTTTGGGGTGTTCAAGCATACTTTGACACCATAGACGGAGTGATGGAAACGAAAGTTGGGTATGCAAATGGAAACAAGGAGAATCCGACATACGAAGAAGTCTGCACAAATACGACAGGTTTTGCTGAAGCGTGCTATGTAAAATACGATGAAAGCATCATATCGTTAGAAGATTTGCTGAGAAGTTATTGGAAGATCGTAGATCCAACACTTAAAAATAGACAAGGCCATGACATAGGTACGCAGTACCGTACGGGAATTTATTACATGGATTATGGTGATCTTAATGTGATATTAAGATCTAAGGAAGAAGAGCAGAAAAAGCATGAAAAGCCAATCGTGACTGAAATTGAACCGCTTAAAAATTTTTACGATGCTGAAGAATATCACCAAAAGTACCTTAAGAAGAATCCAAATGGCTATTGTCATATACCAAGAGAACTTTTTGAAAAGAGGTAA
- a CDS encoding phosphatidylglycerophosphatase A family protein, with amino-acid sequence MKDIIVDLLKERGVNIEDMAKLVLELQKKYYDLTMDEAIESLNAVLDKREVQNAVLTGITLDKLAEKNMLEEPLLSILKRDEPLYGIDEILALSITNIYGSIGLTNYGYLDKVKLGIIGTLNEHKDERCNTFIDDLVAAIVAAACSRIAHSIKSGK; translated from the coding sequence ATGAAGGATATAATCGTAGATTTGCTAAAAGAGCGAGGAGTAAATATCGAGGACATGGCTAAACTTGTATTAGAGCTTCAAAAAAAGTATTATGATCTAACCATGGATGAGGCAATAGAAAGCCTAAATGCAGTTTTAGACAAGAGAGAAGTTCAAAATGCTGTATTGACAGGCATAACTCTTGACAAACTTGCAGAGAAAAACATGCTTGAAGAACCACTTCTATCAATCCTCAAAAGAGATGAACCACTGTACGGAATTGACGAAATCTTAGCATTAAGCATTACAAACATCTACGGATCAATTGGACTTACCAACTACGGTTATTTGGATAAGGTAAAACTGGGCATAATAGGAACATTGAATGAACATAAAGATGAAAGATGCAATACATTTATAGATGATTTGGTCGCCGCAATAGTTGCTGCGGCATGTTCGAGAATAGCTCATTCCATCAAAAGCGGAAAATAG